The Homo sapiens chromosome 5, GRCh38.p14 Primary Assembly genome includes a window with the following:
- the LOC124900994 gene encoding uncharacterized protein LOC124900994: MPASLLAGVKGAGISEVSWAESPEWEEVAGRGSEEENRGPGGLCFFPDTGAVEETSAADARGASRPRQSWDLGLSCCASIVGALETGGPPEAPVASEDKVWEGREGLQSGMALSSTCSALLMRWNAVSFSRCRSSAVTRYPSSKGGGSIKGSPRLRGSRGILRLRGLESWDLGEPPVGAIVCPGAVSAPFSHRV, translated from the coding sequence ATGCCGGCATCCCTGCTTGCAGGTGTGAAGGGGGCAGGAATCAGCGAGGTGTCCTGGGCTGAGTCCCCGGAGTGGgaagaggtggcaggaaggggatctgaggaggagaacaggggTCCTGGTGGTCTGTGCTTCTTCCCAGACACGGGAGCTGTAGAGGAGACCTCTGCAGCAGATGCTAGGGGGGCCAGTAGGCccaggcagtcttgggacttgggtcTGTCCTGCTGTGCATCCATAGTGGGTGCTTTAGAAACGGGAGGCCCACCCGAAGCCCCTGTTGCAAGTGAGGACAAAGTGTGGGAAGGCCGTGAGGGTCTGCAGTCCGGGATGGCCTTGTCCTCAACGTGCAGTGCACTGTTGATGCGCTGGAATGCCGTCTCTTTTTCCAGGTGCAGGTCTTCAGCCGTGACCCGGTACCCCAGCTCTAAGGGAGGTGGCAGCATCAAAGGCTCCCCTCGCCTGCGTGGCAGCAGGGGAATCTTGCGTCTACGGGGCCTAGAGTCCTGGGATCTGGGGGAGCCACCCGTTGGGGCGATTGTCTGCCCTGGTGCTGTATCTGCCCCCTTTTCACACCGTGTGTGA